A single window of Magnetococcus marinus MC-1 DNA harbors:
- a CDS encoding MFS transporter, whose product MRLSKSQALQGVVFALVASAFTNIYLTQPVLPVLQQEFGISAAYASWSISAVILGITLANIPFGLLADHWPIRPILFTGGLLIALGGLLTAWVDSFTWHVMGRFLQGLFIPALTTCLVAYLARVLPAERRHVVMGSYVAATVLGGLGGRLLGGWLHPPLHWRYALVSAALLTLVAIGVAMRLLPKEPRPPAQPLHSRVGFITLLTQWPTLRLFLSGMGGFFVFSSLFNYLPFRLAAAPFFLSTNAITAIYLVYIIGIFMGPAAGQLSNRWGSGQTLMGGAVVTLLAVVLSGTPWLVGIIAAMLLLCAGFFTLHTASVGALNHRMTAGHGRANALYVLFYYLGGWMGVTLSGLAFEAWRWFGVMGLCVGMLALPFMAGWMEKRSVAQQAMHARPLP is encoded by the coding sequence ATGAGACTTTCTAAATCCCAGGCGTTGCAAGGGGTGGTGTTTGCCCTGGTTGCCTCGGCCTTTACCAATATTTATCTTACCCAACCGGTTCTACCTGTTTTACAGCAGGAGTTTGGCATCTCTGCGGCATACGCTTCATGGAGCATCTCTGCGGTTATTTTGGGCATAACCCTGGCGAATATTCCCTTTGGCCTGCTGGCGGATCATTGGCCCATTCGTCCGATTCTTTTCACAGGGGGGCTCTTAATCGCGTTGGGAGGGCTGCTGACCGCCTGGGTCGATAGCTTTACTTGGCATGTGATGGGTCGTTTTTTACAGGGTCTTTTTATACCCGCTCTCACCACCTGTCTGGTGGCCTATCTGGCCCGGGTGCTCCCTGCGGAACGTCGCCATGTGGTCATGGGTAGCTATGTAGCGGCCACGGTGCTGGGGGGCTTGGGCGGTCGTCTGTTGGGGGGCTGGTTGCATCCGCCCCTGCATTGGCGGTATGCCTTGGTGAGTGCCGCGCTGCTTACGTTGGTAGCCATTGGCGTTGCGATGCGGCTGTTACCCAAAGAGCCCAGACCGCCCGCTCAGCCGTTACACAGCCGAGTGGGCTTTATCACTTTACTGACCCAGTGGCCCACGCTACGCCTTTTTTTAAGCGGCATGGGGGGCTTTTTTGTCTTTTCCTCCCTCTTTAACTATCTGCCGTTTCGACTGGCCGCAGCCCCGTTTTTTCTCTCGACCAACGCCATAACGGCAATCTATCTTGTTTATATTATTGGGATATTCATGGGTCCTGCGGCAGGCCAGCTCAGTAACCGGTGGGGCAGCGGACAGACATTAATGGGGGGGGCCGTGGTGACGCTGCTGGCGGTGGTGCTCTCGGGCACGCCCTGGTTGGTTGGCATTATTGCCGCCATGCTGCTGCTGTGCGCAGGTTTTTTCACCCTACACACCGCCTCGGTTGGTGCCCTTAACCATCGCATGACAGCGGGCCATGGGCGGGCCAATGCGCTCTATGTGCTGTTTTACTATCTGGGTGGCTGGATGGGCGTTACCCTCTCTGGCCTTGCCTTCGAGGCGTGGCGTTGGTTTGGAGTGATGGGCCTCTGTGTTGGCATGCTGGCCCTGCCCTTTATGGCAGGTTGGATGGAAAAACGGAGCGTCGCGCAACAAGCTATGCACGCACGCCCCCTCCCTTAA